One genomic segment of Streptomyces sp. NBC_00239 includes these proteins:
- a CDS encoding precorrin-8X methylmutase, whose protein sequence is MSEYTVFEYEKDGAAIYRQSFATIRAEADLAGLPASVAQVAVRMIHACGMTDLTRDLGYTPDVVLNARAALHAGAPVLCDVQMVASGVTRKRLPADNDVLCMLSDPAVPDLAAKMGTTRSAAALELWRDRGLLEGAVVAVGNAPTALFRLLEMIEEGAPRPAAVIGVPVGFIGAAESKDALADHPSGLEHMIVRGRRGGSAIAAAAVNAIASEEE, encoded by the coding sequence ATGAGCGAGTACACAGTGTTCGAGTACGAGAAGGACGGCGCGGCCATCTACCGCCAGTCCTTTGCCACGATCCGCGCCGAGGCGGACCTCGCCGGGCTGCCCGCCTCGGTGGCCCAGGTCGCCGTGCGCATGATCCACGCCTGCGGAATGACGGACCTCACCCGCGACCTCGGCTACACCCCCGACGTCGTGCTGAACGCCCGCGCCGCCCTGCATGCCGGCGCGCCCGTCCTGTGCGACGTACAGATGGTGGCCAGCGGGGTCACCCGCAAGCGGCTGCCCGCCGACAACGACGTGCTGTGCATGCTCTCCGACCCGGCCGTGCCGGACCTCGCCGCGAAGATGGGCACCACGCGCAGCGCCGCCGCCCTCGAACTGTGGCGCGACCGCGGCCTGTTGGAGGGCGCGGTGGTCGCCGTCGGCAATGCGCCGACCGCCCTGTTCCGGCTCCTGGAGATGATCGAGGAGGGCGCCCCGCGTCCGGCCGCCGTCATCGGCGTCCCGGTCGGCTTCATCGGCGCCGCCGAGTCCAAGGACGCCCTGGCCGACCACCCGTCCGGCCTCGAGCACATGATCGTGCGCGGCCGGCGCGGCGGCAGCGCCATCGCCGCCGCCGCCGTCAACGCGATCGCGAGCGAGGAAGAATGA
- a CDS encoding precorrin-2 C(20)-methyltransferase → MSDRQTSGAQDAGRDAGRESGRGASRDAGRLYGVGLGPGDPSLMTLRAVEVIAEADVIAYHSARHGRSIARSIAAKHLRADHIEEPLVYPVTTETTDHPGGYQGAMDEFYAEAAARLAVHLDAGRTVAVLAEGDPLFYGSYMHMHKRLADRYATEVIPGVTSVSAAAARLQTPLVEGEEVLTILPGTLPQEELTARLAATDSAVVMKLGRTFPAVRQAMADSGRLPEARYVERATMAGERTGMLADTDPESVPYFAVAVLPSRIGNPGSAPARSADAARGEVVVVGTGPAGPLWLTPETRRALADAEVLIGYTTYLDRVPKRPGQVRHGSDNKVESERAEYALDLARRGQRVAVVSGGDPGVFAMATAVLEVAAQDAYRDVPVRVLPGVTAANAAAAAAGAPLGHDYATISLSDRLKPWEVIAERLAAAARADLVLALYNPGSRSRTWQVEKARDLLLELRPPQTPVVVARDVGGPEQSVRIVTLATLEPAEVDMRTLLLIGSSQTQVTERGDGTRVTWTPRRYPEA, encoded by the coding sequence ATGAGCGACCGTCAGACGAGCGGCGCCCAGGACGCGGGCCGGGACGCCGGCCGGGAATCGGGCCGGGGAGCGAGCCGGGACGCCGGCCGCCTGTACGGGGTCGGCCTGGGCCCCGGCGACCCGTCGCTGATGACCCTGCGCGCCGTCGAGGTCATCGCGGAGGCGGACGTCATCGCCTACCACAGCGCCCGGCACGGCCGGTCCATCGCCCGGTCCATCGCGGCGAAGCACCTGCGCGCGGACCACATCGAGGAGCCGCTGGTCTACCCGGTGACCACGGAGACCACCGACCACCCCGGCGGCTACCAGGGCGCCATGGACGAGTTCTACGCCGAGGCCGCCGCCCGCCTGGCGGTGCACCTCGACGCGGGACGCACGGTCGCGGTCCTCGCCGAGGGCGACCCGCTCTTCTACGGCTCGTACATGCACATGCACAAGCGGCTCGCGGACCGGTACGCGACCGAGGTGATCCCCGGGGTCACCTCCGTCAGCGCCGCCGCCGCCCGCCTGCAGACCCCGCTCGTCGAGGGCGAGGAGGTGCTGACGATCCTGCCCGGCACGCTGCCGCAGGAGGAGCTCACCGCCCGCCTGGCCGCGACCGACTCGGCCGTGGTGATGAAGCTCGGCCGCACCTTCCCCGCCGTACGGCAGGCCATGGCCGACTCCGGCCGGCTGCCGGAGGCCCGGTACGTGGAGCGCGCCACCATGGCGGGCGAGCGCACCGGCATGCTGGCGGACACCGACCCCGAGTCCGTCCCCTACTTCGCGGTCGCGGTGCTGCCCAGCCGGATCGGCAACCCCGGCTCCGCGCCCGCCCGTTCGGCCGACGCGGCCCGCGGCGAAGTGGTGGTCGTCGGCACCGGGCCGGCCGGTCCGCTGTGGCTGACCCCGGAGACCCGTCGGGCGCTGGCCGACGCCGAGGTGCTCATCGGCTACACGACGTACCTGGACCGGGTGCCGAAGCGGCCCGGACAGGTCCGCCACGGCTCCGACAACAAGGTGGAGTCCGAGCGCGCCGAGTACGCGCTCGACCTGGCCCGCCGCGGGCAGCGGGTCGCCGTGGTCTCCGGCGGCGACCCGGGCGTGTTCGCGATGGCCACCGCCGTGCTGGAGGTGGCCGCGCAGGACGCGTACCGCGACGTGCCGGTACGGGTGCTGCCCGGTGTGACGGCGGCCAACGCGGCGGCCGCCGCGGCCGGCGCCCCGCTCGGCCACGACTACGCGACGATCTCGCTCTCGGACCGCCTCAAGCCGTGGGAGGTCATCGCGGAGCGGCTGGCCGCGGCGGCCCGCGCGGACCTGGTGCTCGCCCTGTACAACCCGGGCTCGCGCAGCCGGACCTGGCAGGTGGAGAAGGCCCGCGACCTGCTGCTGGAACTGCGGCCGCCGCAGACCCCGGTGGTCGTCGCCCGGGACGTCGGAGGCCCGGAGCAGTCGGTGCGGATCGTCACGCTGGCCACGCTGGAGCCGGCCGAGGTGGACATGCGCACGCTGCTGCTGATCGGTTCCTCGCAGACGCAGGTCACCGAGCGCGGCGACGGCACCAGGGTCACCTGGACGCCGCGGCGCTACCCGGAGGCCTGA
- a CDS encoding MarR family winged helix-turn-helix transcriptional regulator, with protein MTSLPAVPPPAPEPAGSPLLALQRATHVTLQLLAAELSALELTPSETNALAILADGRARTVSELGAAAGTRPTTLTSVLDRLERRGHISRGARPGDRRVVVVELTGSGREAAGAVREAVAGIEERALGGLSAQALAGFNTALHALAEVRA; from the coding sequence GTGACTTCTCTTCCCGCGGTTCCGCCGCCCGCCCCGGAGCCGGCCGGATCTCCCCTGCTCGCCCTGCAACGGGCCACGCACGTGACGCTCCAGCTGCTCGCGGCCGAGCTGTCCGCCCTGGAGCTGACCCCCTCGGAGACGAACGCGCTGGCCATCCTCGCCGACGGCCGGGCCCGTACCGTGTCCGAGCTGGGGGCCGCGGCCGGCACCCGGCCGACCACGCTGACCAGCGTGCTGGACCGGCTGGAGCGGCGCGGCCACATCTCGCGCGGCGCCCGGCCCGGCGACCGCCGGGTCGTGGTCGTAGAGCTGACCGGTTCCGGCCGGGAGGCGGCCGGCGCGGTCCGCGAGGCCGTCGCCGGCATCGAGGAGCGGGCCCTCGGCGGGCTGTCCGCGCAGGCCCTCGCCGGTTTCAACACCGCGCTGCACGCCCTCGCGGAGGTGCGCGCGTGA
- the cobM gene encoding precorrin-4 C(11)-methyltransferase has product MTVYFIGAGPGAADLITVRGARRLAASQVCLYAGSLVPRELLAECPPGARLVDTAQLNLDEIIGELVRAHEAGLDVARLHSGDPSVFSAVAEQMRRLDAAGVPYEVVPGVPAFAAAAAALKRELTVPTVGQTVILTRIAQQATPMPEGEDLATLGRSGALLVLHLATRYVDRVVDELLPHYGADCPAAVVAMASRPDELVLRGTLEDIAGQVKAHGLVRTAVILVGRTLGAEQFRDSHLYSAERDRHVC; this is encoded by the coding sequence ATGACCGTGTACTTCATCGGAGCGGGCCCCGGCGCCGCCGACCTGATCACGGTCCGCGGCGCCCGCCGGCTCGCCGCCAGCCAGGTCTGCCTGTACGCGGGCAGCCTGGTGCCGCGCGAACTGCTGGCCGAATGCCCCCCGGGCGCACGGCTGGTGGACACCGCGCAGCTCAACCTGGACGAGATCATCGGGGAGTTGGTACGGGCCCACGAGGCGGGTCTGGACGTGGCCCGCCTGCACTCGGGCGACCCGTCGGTCTTCAGCGCGGTCGCCGAGCAGATGCGGCGCCTGGACGCGGCCGGCGTGCCGTACGAAGTGGTGCCGGGCGTACCGGCGTTCGCGGCGGCGGCCGCGGCCCTCAAGCGGGAACTGACGGTGCCGACGGTCGGCCAGACGGTCATCCTGACCCGGATCGCGCAGCAGGCCACGCCGATGCCGGAGGGCGAGGACCTGGCGACGCTGGGCCGCAGCGGGGCCCTGCTGGTGCTGCACCTGGCGACGCGGTACGTCGACCGGGTCGTCGACGAGCTGCTCCCGCACTACGGCGCCGACTGCCCGGCCGCGGTCGTCGCGATGGCCAGCCGCCCCGACGAACTCGTCCTGCGCGGCACGCTGGAGGACATCGCGGGCCAGGTGAAGGCGCACGGCCTGGTCCGCACGGCGGTCATCCTGGTCGGCCGGACGCTGGGCGCGGAGCAGTTCCGCGACAGCCACCTGTACTCGGCGGAACGCGACCGGCATGTCTGCTGA
- a CDS encoding cobalamin biosynthesis protein CobG: MPPPPSAASRDEPHIRESVVGAFAVPETAAGPVVAGSAAEAALPEGVVADPGVQGIAADPGVQGIAADPGVRSAVAEPAVREPVAAGSAAPGPGRTERVVRERGDACPGALRLHAADDGFLARVRIPAGLLDARQARLLALAADRFGDGRLDLTSRGNVQLRGLADGCGSELAALLDGAGLLPAPGHERVRNIVATPLSAPGDRLRPAVRPWALELDRLLCANARVTALSGRFLFAFDDGRGDVAALGPDVTVLGRPGRRALVRLGPAADAVEVAGTDAPRAALLAAEYFLDAADAAGTRAWRVRELPAEHALDAGEFAGRLAAAGMAAERVAEVAWPYAAPPLPGFAGAGAGAGAGEGVGAGADAGTGVASGSAGAGGPLCVLVPLGRLTSGQLRALADAAVRRGSAELLMTPWRSVVLHAGPGSGRESGPASAPAFATGSGPGSGRGPASGSGPRPGRPGDDAAVADGLARAGLVVAAGSAWQSVTACTGQPGCAKSLADVRADAAAVAEAARGPLPVHWSGCERRCGHPQGTAWVDVVATAAGYALSVHGRERPAVGRDGLAAALADARHTDDFRSSAESESDAVQK; encoded by the coding sequence ATGCCACCGCCCCCCTCCGCCGCATCCCGGGACGAACCCCACATACGGGAATCCGTCGTGGGGGCGTTCGCCGTACCGGAGACCGCGGCGGGGCCCGTCGTGGCGGGGTCCGCGGCGGAGGCTGCGCTGCCGGAAGGCGTCGTGGCGGACCCCGGCGTACAGGGCATCGCGGCGGACCCCGGCGTGCAGGGCATCGCGGCGGACCCCGGCGTGCGGTCGGCTGTCGCGGAACCTGCCGTACGGGAGCCCGTAGCGGCGGGGTCCGCCGCGCCGGGGCCCGGCCGGACGGAGCGCGTCGTGCGGGAGCGGGGGGACGCGTGTCCCGGGGCGCTGCGGCTGCACGCCGCGGACGACGGGTTCCTGGCCCGGGTCCGGATCCCCGCGGGACTGCTCGACGCCCGGCAGGCGCGCCTGCTGGCGCTGGCCGCCGACCGGTTCGGCGACGGCCGCCTCGACCTCACCTCGCGCGGCAACGTGCAGCTGCGCGGCCTCGCGGACGGCTGCGGCAGCGAACTCGCCGCCCTGCTCGACGGCGCCGGGCTGCTGCCCGCGCCCGGCCACGAACGGGTCCGCAACATCGTGGCGACCCCGCTGTCGGCCCCCGGCGACCGGCTGCGGCCCGCGGTCCGGCCCTGGGCGCTGGAGCTCGACCGGCTGCTGTGCGCGAACGCCCGGGTGACCGCCCTGTCCGGCCGCTTCCTGTTCGCCTTCGACGACGGCCGCGGCGACGTCGCCGCGCTCGGCCCCGACGTGACCGTGCTCGGCCGGCCGGGGCGGCGCGCCCTGGTGCGGCTGGGGCCCGCCGCCGACGCCGTGGAGGTGGCCGGGACGGACGCGCCGCGGGCCGCTCTGCTGGCCGCCGAGTACTTCCTCGACGCCGCCGACGCGGCCGGTACGCGGGCCTGGCGGGTCCGCGAGCTGCCGGCCGAACACGCCCTGGACGCCGGTGAGTTCGCGGGCCGACTGGCCGCCGCCGGGATGGCCGCGGAGCGGGTTGCCGAGGTGGCGTGGCCGTACGCCGCCCCGCCGCTGCCAGGGTTCGCGGGTGCGGGTGCGGGTGCGGGTGCGGGTGAGGGCGTGGGTGCGGGTGCGGATGCCGGCACCGGTGTCGCTTCCGGGTCCGCCGGGGCGGGCGGGCCGCTGTGCGTGCTGGTGCCCCTCGGCCGGCTCACGTCCGGCCAGCTGCGCGCGCTCGCGGACGCCGCCGTGCGGCGCGGGAGCGCCGAGCTGCTGATGACCCCGTGGCGCAGCGTCGTCCTGCACGCCGGCCCCGGGTCCGGCCGCGAGTCCGGCCCCGCCTCAGCCCCCGCCTTCGCGACCGGGTCCGGTCCCGGGTCCGGCCGCGGGCCCGCCTCCGGGTCCGGCCCCCGGCCCGGCCGCCCCGGTGACGACGCGGCGGTGGCCGACGGGCTCGCGCGGGCCGGGCTGGTGGTCGCGGCCGGCAGCGCCTGGCAGTCCGTCACCGCCTGTACGGGCCAGCCCGGTTGCGCCAAATCGCTGGCCGACGTGCGCGCCGACGCGGCGGCCGTCGCCGAGGCCGCGCGGGGGCCGCTGCCCGTGCACTGGTCCGGCTGCGAGCGCCGCTGCGGGCACCCGCAGGGCACCGCATGGGTGGACGTGGTGGCCACCGCCGCCGGCTACGCACTCTCCGTCCACGGGCGCGAGAGGCCCGCCGTGGGCCGGGACGGCCTCGCGGCGGCCCTCGCGGACGCCCGCCACACCGACGACTTCCGCAGTTCCGCAGAATCCGAATCCGACGCAGTGCAGAAATGA
- a CDS encoding cobalt-precorrin-6A reductase translates to MSAEPAGPGRPGGGTSGEPAHVLILGGTTEARRLAEALAPGPERVPGRTPERERAPGQAPGRVAERAPGQVPGQGPGPTPGRAPYRVTSSLAGRVARPVLPPGEVRIGGFGGAEGLADWIREHRVAAVVDATHPFAERMSFNAAAAAAASAVPLLALRRPAWSPGPGDVWHRVPDLAAAARVLPGLGRRAFLTTGRMGLAAFAGLDSLWFLVRSVDAPEPPVPAQCEVLLDRGPFGLDEERELLRAHRIDVLVTKDSGGSATAPKLAAAREAGIPVLVVDRPPVPGGVAVAESVDAALHWLAASLPRL, encoded by the coding sequence ATGTCTGCTGAGCCCGCCGGGCCGGGCCGGCCGGGCGGGGGGACTTCCGGGGAGCCCGCGCACGTCCTGATCCTGGGCGGCACCACGGAGGCCCGACGACTGGCGGAGGCGCTGGCGCCGGGTCCGGAGCGGGTGCCCGGGCGGACTCCGGAGCGGGAGCGCGCTCCCGGGCAGGCGCCGGGGCGGGTAGCGGAGCGGGCTCCGGGGCAGGTTCCCGGGCAGGGGCCGGGGCCGACTCCCGGGCGGGCTCCGTACCGGGTGACGAGTTCGCTGGCCGGGCGGGTGGCGCGGCCGGTCCTGCCTCCCGGTGAGGTGCGGATCGGCGGCTTCGGCGGTGCCGAGGGCCTCGCGGACTGGATCCGGGAGCACCGGGTGGCCGCGGTGGTCGACGCCACGCACCCGTTCGCGGAACGGATGAGCTTCAACGCGGCGGCCGCGGCGGCCGCTTCAGCAGTTCCGCTGCTGGCGCTGCGCCGACCCGCGTGGTCGCCGGGGCCCGGCGACGTGTGGCACCGGGTCCCCGATCTGGCGGCCGCCGCGCGGGTCCTGCCGGGGCTCGGGCGGCGGGCGTTCCTCACCACCGGGCGGATGGGCCTGGCCGCGTTCGCCGGCCTGGACTCGCTCTGGTTCCTGGTGCGTTCGGTGGACGCGCCGGAGCCGCCGGTGCCGGCCCAGTGCGAAGTGCTGCTGGACCGGGGGCCGTTCGGGCTCGACGAGGAGCGGGAGCTGCTGCGCGCGCACCGGATCGACGTGCTGGTCACCAAGGACAGCGGCGGCTCGGCCACCGCCCCCAAGCTGGCCGCGGCCCGCGAGGCCGGGATCCCCGTACTCGTCGTGGACCGGCCGCCGGTGCCGGGTGGGGTCGCGGTGGCGGAGTCCGTCGACGCGGCGCTGCACTGGCTGGCGGCGTCCCTGCCACGCCTCTGA
- the cbiE gene encoding precorrin-6y C5,15-methyltransferase (decarboxylating) subunit CbiE, translated as MVPPSPPAFVVGIGADGWPGLSPTARQALGEAEVLIGGPRQLDLLPVRECPGERVGWPSPLRPAVPRLLAEHAGRRIAVLASGDPMFYGIGRALSEELGPARLRVLPHPSSVSYACARLGWPAEDTEVVTLVGRPAARLAAALHHGRRLLVLSAGADTPRVVAELLRERGFGPSPMTVLEQLGSEREDAHTGTAADWAHPAGDPLNVIAVECRRADGALRLAAAPGLPDAAYEHDGQLTKHHVRAVTLSALAPAPGELLWDVGGGSGSIAIEWMRTHPSCRAFTVERDAVRADRIGRNADRLGVPGLRVVRGAAPGALAGLPSPDAVFIGGGLTAPGLLEACWDALPVGGRLVANTVTLESEALLAGWYRRHGGELAKLAVSHAVAVGGFTGWRQAMPITQWSVTKSLTSGEQA; from the coding sequence ATGGTCCCCCCGTCCCCCCCGGCCTTCGTCGTCGGGATCGGCGCAGACGGGTGGCCGGGGCTGTCCCCCACCGCCCGGCAGGCACTCGGCGAGGCCGAGGTCCTCATCGGCGGCCCCCGCCAGCTCGACCTGCTTCCCGTACGCGAGTGCCCGGGCGAGCGGGTCGGCTGGCCGTCGCCGCTGCGTCCCGCCGTGCCCCGGCTGCTCGCGGAGCACGCCGGCCGCCGGATCGCCGTACTGGCCAGCGGCGACCCGATGTTCTACGGGATCGGGCGGGCGCTCAGCGAGGAGCTGGGCCCCGCGCGGCTGCGGGTGCTGCCGCACCCGTCCTCCGTCTCGTACGCGTGCGCCCGGCTGGGCTGGCCCGCCGAGGACACCGAGGTGGTCACGCTGGTCGGCCGCCCGGCGGCCCGGCTCGCCGCGGCCCTGCACCACGGCCGGCGGCTGCTGGTGCTCAGCGCGGGCGCGGACACCCCGCGCGTGGTGGCGGAACTGCTGCGCGAACGCGGCTTCGGCCCCAGCCCGATGACCGTGCTGGAGCAACTGGGCTCCGAGCGCGAGGACGCGCACACCGGTACCGCGGCCGACTGGGCGCATCCGGCGGGCGACCCGCTGAACGTGATCGCCGTCGAGTGCCGCCGGGCCGACGGCGCGCTGCGACTGGCCGCGGCGCCCGGCCTGCCCGACGCCGCCTACGAGCACGACGGGCAGCTCACCAAGCACCACGTGCGGGCGGTGACGCTGAGCGCGCTCGCCCCCGCCCCCGGCGAGCTGCTGTGGGACGTCGGCGGCGGTTCCGGCTCGATCGCGATCGAGTGGATGCGCACGCACCCGTCCTGCCGGGCGTTCACCGTCGAGCGCGACGCCGTACGGGCCGACCGGATCGGCCGCAACGCGGACCGCCTCGGGGTGCCCGGGCTCCGGGTCGTACGGGGCGCCGCGCCGGGCGCGCTCGCCGGACTCCCGTCCCCCGACGCCGTGTTCATCGGCGGCGGACTGACCGCGCCGGGTCTTCTGGAGGCCTGCTGGGACGCGCTCCCGGTCGGCGGCCGGCTGGTCGCGAACACCGTGACGCTGGAATCCGAGGCGCTGCTGGCCGGCTGGTACCGGCGGCACGGCGGCGAACTGGCCAAGCTGGCCGTCTCGCACGCCGTCGCGGTCGGCGGCTTCACCGGCTGGCGGCAGGCGATGCCCATCACCCAGTGGTCCGTCACCAAGTCCCTCACGTCTGGAGAGCAAGCATGA
- a CDS encoding MarR family winged helix-turn-helix transcriptional regulator produces the protein MTATDPALTGLAQRWCALSLLHGRIESHLERALQAGHGLSVREYSLLDVLSRQHDGPGGHLQMKQVADAVVLSQSATTRLVTRLEDRGLLARYLCPTDRRGIYTNVSEAGAALLAEARPTNEAALREALDAAAGEPELAGLVSALTG, from the coding sequence ATGACCGCCACGGACCCCGCCCTGACCGGACTCGCCCAGCGCTGGTGCGCCCTGTCCCTGCTGCACGGGCGGATCGAGAGCCACCTGGAACGCGCCCTGCAGGCCGGGCACGGGCTGAGCGTGCGCGAGTACTCGCTCCTCGACGTCCTCAGCCGGCAGCACGACGGACCCGGCGGCCACCTGCAGATGAAGCAGGTGGCGGACGCGGTGGTGCTCAGCCAGAGCGCGACCACCCGGCTCGTCACCCGGCTGGAGGACCGCGGGCTGCTGGCGCGCTACCTGTGCCCGACCGACCGCCGCGGGATCTACACCAACGTCAGCGAGGCGGGCGCCGCGCTCCTCGCCGAGGCCCGGCCCACCAACGAGGCGGCCCTGCGCGAAGCGCTGGACGCGGCCGCGGGCGAGCCCGAGCTCGCCGGACTCGTCTCCGCGCTCACCGGCTGA